Proteins encoded by one window of Paenibacillus sp. DCT19:
- a CDS encoding alpha/beta fold hydrolase → MLGYLDLVRQLEDDVTVYGLQARGYNSEETPLTTIEDMAQAYLQEMDQVQSRGPYHILGWSFGGYIAVEISRLLEQRGDEVALLGIVDVPAEAIKAGSDSRSNPVPSLSMCAATQLGLTMEMLDDEVEEHDLNQVYAVAKKWNRLPPGLTIEQMTRNARIMVVNQRAIEKYILKGKLRTDIHLWYALQPTDTHQVIHPSGWHGLSLGKVYAQELACNHFTIVTTPHVHVIAERLNHFVMMVHS, encoded by the coding sequence GTGCTGGGTTATCTGGACCTGGTACGTCAATTGGAGGATGATGTAACGGTCTATGGCTTGCAGGCTCGGGGATATAACTCGGAAGAGACACCCTTAACGACCATTGAAGATATGGCTCAAGCCTATCTGCAAGAAATGGATCAGGTTCAATCCCGTGGACCGTATCATATCCTAGGTTGGTCGTTCGGTGGTTACATTGCAGTAGAGATCTCCCGATTGCTGGAGCAGCGTGGGGATGAGGTGGCACTACTGGGCATCGTCGATGTTCCTGCTGAAGCGATAAAAGCCGGATCAGACTCTCGGTCCAACCCAGTGCCGTCGCTCAGCATGTGTGCGGCAACACAGCTTGGATTGACCATGGAAATGCTGGATGATGAAGTCGAGGAACATGATCTGAACCAGGTTTATGCAGTAGCCAAGAAGTGGAACAGGCTTCCGCCAGGTTTAACGATCGAGCAGATGACACGTAATGCACGCATTATGGTTGTGAACCAGAGAGCGATTGAGAAGTATATATTGAAAGGCAAACTACGGACTGATATTCACCTATGGTATGCTTTGCAACCTACGGATACGCATCAAGTTATCCATCCCTCGGGGTGGCATGGTTTGAGTCTAGGCAAGGTGTATGCGCAGGAATTGGCGTGTAATCATTTTACGATTGTAACCACACCGCATGTCCATGTTATCGCGGAAAGGTTGAATCACTTTGTTATGATGGTGCACTCGTAG
- a CDS encoding ABC transporter substrate-binding protein: MMITKKWVTLFCLSLLLFATACSGGSSGTTASSDEEGKEDTSGKIELRMTWWGSQTRHDLTTKVIKLFEEKHPGITIKPEYSGWDGYFDKLTTQVAGSNAPDIVQMDYAFLTDFARRGALLDLTPYADSEELRTKDHDQSMITAGSIDDKLYAITLGVNAPGVVYDATIFQELGIEEPQESWTWKDFEDIATKIAAAKGDGFYGSADISGATNMFEVFIRQSGKGLFDGGTLTATSEELQQWFEMWAALRESGGATSAEVTASTTNALETRPISLGTAAMDFAWSNQLLTFQQVNKNQDHKLAIQVLPHGVNEKQIGEYLKPGQFLSGYAKTKHPKEVAMFIDFMVNDPEATAILGSERGVPVNASIREQMQPTLPEAEQAIFQFIDTVSKHSSEIDPPYPQGFAEVDTSFKSTSEQIAFGQGSMQDVIAQFIEGAKATLGSSQ, translated from the coding sequence ATGATGATCACGAAAAAGTGGGTAACCCTGTTCTGTCTGTCCCTGTTATTGTTCGCTACAGCCTGTTCTGGAGGGTCTTCCGGTACAACGGCTTCTTCTGATGAAGAAGGCAAAGAAGACACCTCAGGTAAGATTGAACTACGTATGACCTGGTGGGGATCACAGACCAGACATGATTTAACAACCAAAGTGATCAAATTGTTTGAAGAGAAACATCCGGGCATCACCATTAAACCTGAATATTCAGGCTGGGATGGTTATTTTGATAAGCTGACCACGCAGGTAGCCGGTTCTAACGCCCCAGATATCGTACAGATGGATTACGCGTTTTTGACAGATTTTGCTCGGCGCGGTGCTTTGCTTGACCTGACTCCGTATGCAGATAGCGAAGAGCTGCGGACTAAGGATCATGATCAGAGTATGATCACAGCCGGATCGATTGATGATAAATTATACGCAATTACATTAGGAGTCAATGCACCAGGTGTCGTTTATGACGCTACCATATTTCAGGAGTTAGGTATTGAAGAGCCACAGGAGAGCTGGACATGGAAGGACTTTGAAGATATTGCGACCAAGATTGCTGCAGCCAAAGGGGATGGATTCTACGGTTCTGCCGACATCTCTGGCGCGACCAATATGTTCGAGGTATTTATCCGGCAATCGGGAAAAGGACTGTTTGACGGAGGTACATTAACAGCGACTAGTGAGGAGTTACAGCAGTGGTTTGAGATGTGGGCTGCTCTACGTGAGAGCGGAGGCGCAACTTCTGCGGAGGTGACGGCTTCCACAACGAACGCACTGGAGACAAGACCTATTTCACTTGGAACAGCGGCAATGGATTTTGCATGGTCTAACCAATTGCTGACATTCCAGCAGGTGAACAAAAATCAGGATCACAAGCTCGCTATCCAAGTGCTTCCTCACGGCGTGAATGAAAAGCAAATCGGTGAATATCTGAAACCAGGTCAATTTCTCTCCGGATATGCCAAAACGAAACATCCAAAAGAAGTCGCCATGTTCATAGACTTTATGGTAAATGATCCTGAGGCAACGGCAATTCTGGGCTCAGAACGTGGTGTGCCAGTCAACGCAAGCATTCGTGAGCAGATGCAGCCAACTCTGCCAGAAGCAGAACAAGCTATTTTCCAATTCATCGATACCGTATCGAAGCATTCCAGTGAGATTGACCCGCCATACCCGCAAGGATTCGCTGAGGTGGACACAAGCTTCAAGAGCACAAGCGAGCAGATCGCCTTTGGTCAGGGCAGCATGCAGGATGTCATTGCCCAATTTATTGAAGGTGCCAAAGCTACGCTTGGTTCGAGTCAATAA
- a CDS encoding carbohydrate ABC transporter permease — MTTSQVSQARVESVATRRVKRRYAHNGAALLFLAPWLVGLLFLTLGPMLVSLYISFTDYSILAAPSWVGLDNYMTMFTSDKLFIQSLKVTFTYVAVSVPVKLIFALLVAMLLNKGIRGLGIYRTVYYIPTLLGGSVAIAMLWRKMLGGDGLLNGVLAMVGIKAPDWVANPKYALYSIVLLSVWQFGSSMIIFLAGLKQIPPEYDEASAVDGAGPLRRFFYITLPILSPVIFFNLVMQLITSFQSFTQAFVISNGSGGPVNSTLMYSLYLYKKGFSFFQMGYASAMAWVLVVLIGVFTLLVFRSSKLWVHYEDGGKS; from the coding sequence ATGACTACATCACAGGTCAGTCAAGCCCGAGTCGAGAGTGTGGCCACCCGGCGAGTGAAACGAAGATATGCACATAATGGAGCTGCCCTTCTGTTTCTCGCCCCATGGCTTGTTGGATTATTATTTCTGACCCTAGGTCCCATGCTGGTATCGTTGTATATTTCGTTTACTGATTATAGTATCCTGGCCGCCCCTTCCTGGGTCGGTCTGGATAACTACATGACGATGTTTACATCGGATAAGCTGTTTATCCAGTCGCTCAAGGTCACGTTCACGTATGTTGCTGTATCCGTACCGGTCAAGCTTATCTTCGCATTACTTGTCGCCATGCTACTCAACAAAGGCATACGTGGACTTGGCATTTATCGAACAGTGTATTACATCCCGACGCTGCTTGGAGGCAGTGTGGCGATTGCTATGTTATGGCGCAAAATGCTAGGTGGCGACGGGCTGCTTAATGGTGTGCTTGCCATGGTTGGCATAAAAGCCCCGGATTGGGTTGCTAACCCGAAGTATGCTCTATATTCAATCGTACTGTTATCGGTATGGCAGTTCGGTTCATCCATGATTATTTTCTTAGCAGGCTTGAAGCAGATCCCACCTGAGTATGATGAGGCTTCAGCGGTGGACGGTGCGGGGCCTTTACGGAGATTCTTCTATATAACATTGCCGATCCTATCACCTGTCATCTTCTTCAATCTTGTCATGCAACTCATTACATCCTTTCAGTCGTTCACACAGGCTTTCGTTATTAGTAACGGTAGCGGAGGGCCAGTGAATTCAACATTAATGTACTCTCTGTATTTGTACAAAAAGGGATTCTCCTTTTTCCAAATGGGCTATGCTTCCGCAATGGCGTGGGTGCTGGTTGTTCTGATCGGGGTATTTACATTGCTGGTATTCCGCAGCAGCAAGCTGTGGGTGCACTATGAGGATGGTGGAAAATCATGA
- a CDS encoding sensor histidine kinase, which yields MRKRALSRWFNQKLQQSKLSTLMVTCFVVFNLLLVSVIVWLAYQSFSAVTFTEISKARLALLNESTRRGFDFITGVTGTAYSLTSNRELSALLEMSGKGRLTQIHQRREVSKILDHTVVVSEGITSVELYTDAFNGVTITTEDRIYPVNTIADAEWFVALEQADGAWVPLRENESGHSLIGYAQRIFNSRGNTVAYVLIRLSRADIVRRFADMPMVLEGQVLLVDTAGNVIMHMGDSPPEEQASSTAATQNVIPLIDSAWIQEHAERGDDGFEVVSGQSGGAQLVLYSRPAMLQWRLVQTIPVHMLLSPVRGAGWKVLAIAVTGLLCSAILACLFVRRIVHPIRQLIKRMRQLEKGDFETRVQLSFTEEYAHLAYGFNHMASQLTTLMEQVREESRAKRAAQTGLLEAQIKPHFLYNTLDMIHWRALDYEAKDISRMIVQLSKLLRIGLSGGRLFIHVRDELEHARCYVSIQAERLPSIMRKGLTRGLEVITSRRLFCSPLSRMR from the coding sequence ATGAGGAAACGTGCATTATCCAGATGGTTTAATCAGAAGCTGCAACAAAGCAAGCTCTCCACGTTGATGGTGACTTGCTTTGTTGTATTTAACCTGTTGCTGGTGTCTGTCATTGTGTGGTTAGCGTATCAATCCTTCTCCGCAGTCACTTTCACCGAGATTAGTAAGGCACGGCTAGCCCTTCTTAATGAGAGCACCCGTCGAGGATTTGATTTTATAACAGGGGTAACGGGGACTGCTTATTCACTTACCAGCAATAGGGAGTTGTCTGCTCTCTTGGAGATGTCTGGCAAAGGACGATTGACACAAATTCATCAGCGGCGTGAAGTCTCCAAAATATTGGATCATACGGTTGTAGTTAGCGAGGGCATTACGTCGGTAGAGCTGTACACGGATGCTTTTAATGGTGTGACGATAACGACAGAAGATCGGATCTACCCAGTAAATACGATTGCTGACGCTGAGTGGTTTGTGGCGTTAGAGCAAGCAGATGGAGCCTGGGTGCCTCTAAGGGAGAATGAGTCTGGTCACTCGCTGATCGGGTATGCTCAGCGGATATTTAACAGCCGTGGCAACACGGTAGCTTACGTTCTCATTCGATTAAGTCGCGCCGACATTGTACGCCGATTCGCAGATATGCCTATGGTGTTAGAGGGGCAGGTGCTGCTGGTTGATACGGCGGGTAACGTGATTATGCATATGGGGGATTCTCCACCTGAGGAGCAGGCATCTTCCACAGCAGCTACACAGAATGTTATTCCGCTGATTGATAGTGCCTGGATTCAAGAGCATGCCGAGCGTGGAGATGACGGGTTCGAAGTTGTATCTGGGCAATCTGGTGGTGCACAGCTTGTCCTGTATTCCCGCCCAGCGATGCTTCAATGGCGCTTGGTGCAGACCATCCCTGTTCATATGCTGCTATCCCCGGTTAGAGGAGCAGGGTGGAAAGTGCTGGCGATTGCTGTGACGGGTCTGTTGTGTTCAGCGATACTTGCATGTTTATTCGTACGACGCATTGTTCATCCAATTCGTCAGCTAATCAAACGAATGCGGCAACTGGAGAAAGGTGATTTTGAGACCCGGGTACAGCTTTCATTTACGGAGGAATATGCTCATTTAGCATATGGTTTTAACCATATGGCCTCACAACTGACAACGCTGATGGAGCAGGTGAGGGAAGAGAGTCGTGCCAAACGGGCAGCGCAGACAGGTTTACTTGAAGCACAGATCAAACCTCATTTTTTGTACAATACACTCGATATGATCCATTGGCGTGCACTTGATTATGAAGCGAAGGATATCAGTCGTATGATCGTGCAACTCAGCAAGCTGTTGCGAATCGGACTGAGCGGGGGCAGGTTGTTTATTCACGTTCGTGATGAATTAGAACATGCCCGTTGTTATGTCAGCATTCAAGCAGAACGATTACCGTCGATTATGAGGAAAGGATTGACCCGCGGGTTAGAGGTTATTACATCCCGAAGATTATTTTGCAGCCCTTTATCGAGAATGCGGTGA
- a CDS encoding sensor histidine kinase: protein MLRIRVHIHEDIREEGSRVSSGIVIRILDNGQGLPEGWRMEDTSGIGVQNVHQRIQLYCGTHYGVRIGASELGGVEVIIRLPRIETEEQLNQWLGGENK, encoded by the coding sequence ATGCTTCGAATTCGAGTGCATATCCATGAAGACATTAGAGAAGAAGGGAGCCGAGTTTCATCAGGTATCGTAATTCGTATTTTGGATAATGGACAGGGTTTGCCAGAAGGCTGGAGGATGGAAGATACGTCAGGAATAGGCGTGCAGAACGTACATCAGCGAATTCAGCTTTATTGCGGAACACACTACGGGGTACGTATAGGTGCTAGTGAGCTAGGTGGAGTGGAAGTGATCATTAGGTTGCCACGCATCGAAACCGAAGAGCAGCTAAATCAGTGGTTGGGTGGTGAGAACAAATGA
- a CDS encoding response regulator, with the protein MKTIMLVDDDPHIIKALTDHIHWSSLGLRIAGTAANGIDALELFHRLQPDLVMTDVYLPGMTGLEVTQALRKEHPHLPIIILSGYDEFENARAAMRWGVNHFLLKPAEVEEIESVLRDVLLEQDVRERHERLERTYKQEIGRVLPYLRKHFLHELLTTRYRADELPDERISYVGIQKGSPVRAISLQLNRPGFLTRMKERDWQLLRYGAADIIQETIKVQIPHMPDCQVEIVDYSDRVFVLLLFAENDYLEQVQSLVEQMIDQIFTYLKLELSAGIGSVKGHLCEVMDSYLESREALEAAEFQGGSRVYRYQSSEAVESSVTDYSLLLRQWNEAWVDIRPDLAEEVWHHIRSLLDEGSCNGIQDVQVVAVSLFDTLIHSWNRHYPMLAPPLAMGGFLQEIQSKYALQNLISWLDDIIHNWLEQTRKEMARRRAINSWNRSNDTWNCITLKRSVLKRSLRVCLCILNI; encoded by the coding sequence ATGAAGACAATAATGCTCGTAGATGATGATCCGCATATTATCAAAGCCTTAACGGATCACATTCATTGGTCTTCCCTCGGTCTTCGTATTGCCGGAACAGCTGCCAATGGAATAGATGCACTGGAACTGTTCCACCGTCTTCAACCTGATCTAGTGATGACGGATGTGTATCTGCCAGGAATGACAGGACTTGAGGTGACGCAAGCATTGCGGAAGGAACATCCTCATCTGCCGATTATCATTCTAAGCGGATACGATGAATTCGAGAATGCCCGAGCAGCTATGCGCTGGGGTGTGAATCACTTTTTGCTAAAGCCTGCAGAGGTGGAGGAGATTGAGTCTGTGCTGCGTGATGTATTGCTGGAGCAGGATGTACGGGAGCGGCATGAGCGACTAGAGCGGACATATAAACAGGAGATTGGCCGAGTGCTTCCCTATTTGCGCAAACACTTTCTGCATGAATTGCTAACGACGCGGTATCGAGCAGACGAGCTTCCAGATGAACGTATCAGTTATGTAGGGATTCAAAAGGGCTCCCCAGTACGCGCCATCAGCTTACAACTAAATCGGCCGGGATTTCTAACGCGGATGAAAGAGCGGGATTGGCAGTTGCTACGCTACGGGGCAGCAGATATTATTCAGGAGACCATCAAGGTGCAGATTCCACATATGCCTGATTGTCAGGTCGAAATTGTAGACTATTCCGATCGCGTATTTGTGCTGCTGTTATTTGCCGAGAATGACTACCTTGAGCAGGTTCAATCCCTCGTGGAGCAGATGATCGATCAGATTTTTACGTACCTTAAGCTAGAATTGAGTGCTGGAATCGGGAGTGTGAAGGGTCACCTGTGCGAGGTAATGGATTCTTATCTGGAGAGTAGAGAGGCGCTGGAAGCGGCAGAATTCCAGGGAGGCAGCCGTGTCTATCGTTATCAATCGTCAGAGGCAGTAGAGTCTAGTGTGACGGATTACTCGCTTTTGCTGCGACAATGGAATGAAGCGTGGGTGGATATTCGGCCTGATCTGGCAGAAGAGGTATGGCATCATATCCGTAGTTTGCTGGATGAAGGGAGCTGTAATGGGATTCAGGATGTGCAGGTTGTGGCTGTGAGTCTGTTTGATACGCTGATTCATAGTTGGAATCGACATTATCCGATGCTGGCACCTCCGCTCGCTATGGGTGGTTTTTTGCAAGAAATTCAATCGAAGTATGCTCTGCAGAACCTGATAAGCTGGCTAGACGACATTATTCATAATTGGCTGGAGCAGACGAGGAAAGAGATGGCGAGAAGAAGAGCAATAAACTCGTGGAACAGGTCAAACGATACGTGGAATTGCATTACGCTGAAGAGATCAGTTTTGAAGCGATCGCTAAGGGTCTGTTTGTGCATCCTAAATATCTGA
- a CDS encoding AraC family transcriptional regulator — MSGENFVSYLNGYRVQQAMELLQSGNYMVYEVSEMTGFRNATYFSQVFKMLTGKSPSEVG, encoded by the coding sequence GTGAGTGGGGAAAACTTTGTGAGTTATCTGAACGGCTACCGAGTCCAGCAGGCCATGGAACTTTTGCAGTCGGGCAATTACATGGTGTATGAAGTCAGTGAGATGACAGGGTTCCGGAATGCGACGTATTTTAGCCAGGTGTTCAAAATGCTCACAGGTAAGAGTCCATCGGAAGTTGGATAG
- a CDS encoding GNAT family N-acetyltransferase, producing the protein MIVEQQVFNVKGMNYSIRSAEEKDAGELSSLRVQIDGETDNMDREQGEAYIDEAGFADIIHVDAQKPRNLFLVAVVQGRIVGYARCEGVDLKRFAHKIEFGVCVAREFWGYGIGKKLLEISILWADTTGVQKMTLNVLGTHDKAVELYKKVGFEVEGIMKRDRLHADGQFYDTIVMGRFRSQA; encoded by the coding sequence ATGATTGTTGAACAACAGGTATTTAACGTAAAAGGAATGAACTATTCGATCAGATCGGCAGAGGAAAAAGATGCTGGAGAATTATCCTCACTTCGTGTGCAGATTGATGGAGAAACGGATAATATGGATCGCGAACAGGGTGAAGCATATATTGATGAGGCAGGATTTGCGGATATCATCCATGTGGATGCACAGAAGCCGAGAAATCTATTTCTCGTTGCAGTGGTACAAGGTCGGATTGTGGGTTATGCGAGATGTGAGGGAGTGGACTTAAAACGCTTTGCACACAAGATTGAATTTGGCGTATGTGTTGCGAGAGAATTCTGGGGATACGGGATAGGGAAGAAGCTGCTGGAGATATCTATTCTGTGGGCGGATACAACCGGAGTACAGAAAATGACGTTGAACGTGTTAGGAACGCACGATAAAGCGGTAGAACTATATAAGAAAGTAGGTTTTGAAGTCGAAGGAATTATGAAGAGAGATCGATTGCATGCAGACGGGCAGTTCTATGACACCATTGTGATGGGTAGGTTTAGATCTCAGGCGTAA